DNA from Lentibacillus amyloliquefaciens:
ATGAAGGAATCATTTCTTTTAATTTTGGCTTCCAGTCATTAAGTTGTTGTGGGAAACATTCTTCAATTAAACTAACCATATCTGAAACTGAAGTTGAAGCACCTGGAGAACCACCAAGTAATGCCGCTAAGGAACCATCTTGACTTCGTACAACTTCTGTATTACTAAATTGAATTGTTCCTTTGCCCTCGGATGTATCTTTAATTACTTGTACACGTTGTCCTCCCACTTTCAGTTCCCAATCTTCATCTTTTGCATTAGGGAAAAATTCCCGCAGTTCTTCCATTCGTTCTTTTTTTGATAGTCTTAACTGTTCGATCAAGTATTGTAATAAAGACATATTTTTTGTGCCTGAAGCAATCATCGTGATTAGATTATGCAGTTTCATTGAGGCAAACAAATCCATGTTTGAACCTGTTTTAAGAAATTTAGGCGAAAAACCGGCAAATGGTCCGAAAATCAATGTTTGTTTACCATCAATAAATCGTGTATCCAGATGAGGAACAACGATTAACGGAGCACCCTCTGGATTCTTGCCATATACCTTCGCAAAATGCTGTTCTATCACCTCGGGATTATCACATTCCAAATATTGTCCACTGATTGGAAATCCTCCAATATGTTTTCCCTCAGGAATTTGAGTTTTCTGTAGTAAAGGCAAGCTACCGCCACCAGCACCAATAAAAACAAACTTCGATGTGTGTGTTCCAATCGCCCCGTTGCGGTCCCGAACTTTCAATTCCCATTGGCCGTCTTTGGTACGATTTATATCTTCTACATTATAATTATATTGGATATTTACATTTTTATTTTCTAAGTGATCACACATTGCACGGGTGAGTGCGCCATAATTGATGTCCGTGCCATCATCAATTTTTGTCCCTGCGACAGGTTCATTGGTTGAGCGATTTTTCATCATAAGCGGAAACCATTCTTTTAGTTTACTTGGGTCATCCGAGAATTCCATATCTTTAAATAACGGGTGCTTAGACATAGTTTCGAATCGTTTTTTTAAAAATGCGATG
Protein-coding regions in this window:
- the mqo gene encoding malate dehydrogenase (quinone), which produces MNEKSATSDVVLIGAGVMSATLGVLLKELEPDWKITIFEKLDKAGKESSNERNNSGTGHAALCEMNYTTEQPDGTIDMDAAIRINERFQLSRQLWAYLVDHNLIGKSHNFITGLPHLSFVKGEKSIAFLKKRFETMSKHPLFKDMEFSDDPSKLKEWFPLMMKNRSTNEPVAGTKIDDGTDINYGALTRAMCDHLENKNVNIQYNYNVEDINRTKDGQWELKVRDRNGAIGTHTSKFVFIGAGGGSLPLLQKTQIPEGKHIGGFPISGQYLECDNPEVIEQHFAKVYGKNPEGAPLIVVPHLDTRFIDGKQTLIFGPFAGFSPKFLKTGSNMDLFASMKLHNLITMIASGTKNMSLLQYLIEQLRLSKKERMEELREFFPNAKDEDWELKVGGQRVQVIKDTSEGKGTIQFSNTEVVRSQDGSLAALLGGSPGASTSVSDMVSLIEECFPQQLNDWKPKLKEMIPSYGEKLSDNPELIAKVQSWTKQSLDLN